From Companilactobacillus heilongjiangensis, one genomic window encodes:
- a CDS encoding cob(I)yrinic acid a,c-diamide adenosyltransferase, translating to MKIYTRTGDKGQTRIIGNDVLYKSAPRINSYGTVDELNSLVGVVIANLSDKTIVLKEELEEIQQLLFDCGTDLAISPTDKKHEFIFKDDNGSVDWLEKKIDEYTDKTPKIQKFILPGGSKTAANLHMARTVTRRAEREIVGLMQEEPINDFVLKFINRLSDYFFAAARYSNVLDGVEDIQYRNSKPVFR from the coding sequence ATGAAAATTTATACCAGAACTGGCGATAAAGGCCAGACAAGAATTATTGGAAATGACGTACTTTATAAATCAGCTCCCAGAATTAATTCCTACGGGACAGTGGATGAGTTGAATTCTTTAGTTGGCGTTGTGATTGCTAACTTATCCGACAAGACGATTGTGTTAAAAGAAGAATTGGAAGAAATTCAACAGTTACTATTCGACTGTGGAACTGACTTAGCCATTTCACCAACTGACAAAAAGCATGAATTTATTTTCAAAGATGATAATGGTTCGGTTGATTGGTTAGAAAAGAAAATTGACGAATATACTGACAAGACTCCAAAGATTCAGAAGTTTATTTTACCAGGTGGTTCCAAAACAGCGGCTAATTTGCACATGGCACGCACAGTTACTAGACGTGCTGAAAGAGAAATCGTTGGTTTGATGCAAGAAGAGCCAATCAATGACTTCGTTTTGAAATTTATCAATCGTTTATCAGATTACTTTTTTGCGGCTGCTCGTTACAGCAACGTGTTGGATGGCGTTGAAGATATTCAATATCGTAACAGCAAACCAGTTTTTAGATAG
- a CDS encoding Cof-type HAD-IIB family hydrolase: protein MTIKLVATDMDGTFLTDDKHFDTDRFRRVYDYMTQNGITFVSASGNQYYQLKDFFKDFPKTLFVAENGALVGSHDEIYKTDIFPADVIAKTIKVLDNLDDVQSIMCGEKSAYIRKDVTPDFYKMSKFYFPEITSVDKLEDVNDGILKFSISCPKDETEEYMERLSEMIGPDVSIVTSGHGDIDVIRADVNKATGLDYLSEKLNIKPDEMCAFGDGGNDLEMLRYVGHGVAMKNASPIVHETAPFETVDNNQQGVIQHLEELFEI, encoded by the coding sequence ATGACAATCAAACTTGTTGCAACAGACATGGATGGAACTTTTCTAACTGACGACAAACACTTTGATACTGACCGTTTTCGCCGAGTTTATGACTATATGACACAAAACGGTATCACTTTTGTTTCCGCCAGTGGTAATCAATATTATCAATTAAAAGATTTCTTCAAAGATTTTCCCAAAACTCTCTTTGTGGCTGAAAATGGTGCTCTAGTCGGTAGCCATGATGAAATTTACAAGACAGATATTTTTCCAGCTGACGTTATTGCTAAAACTATCAAGGTCCTCGACAATCTTGATGACGTGCAATCAATTATGTGTGGTGAAAAATCCGCTTATATTAGAAAAGATGTAACTCCAGATTTTTACAAAATGAGTAAATTCTATTTTCCAGAAATTACTAGTGTCGATAAATTAGAAGACGTCAACGATGGGATTTTGAAATTTTCTATCAGCTGCCCTAAGGATGAAACTGAAGAATATATGGAAAGATTATCCGAGATGATTGGACCAGATGTTTCGATCGTAACTAGTGGTCACGGCGATATTGACGTTATTCGTGCCGACGTCAACAAGGCAACTGGTCTGGATTATTTGTCAGAAAAATTGAATATTAAACCAGATGAGATGTGTGCCTTTGGCGATGGTGGCAACGATCTGGAAATGTTACGATACGTTGGACATGGTGTTGCTATGAAAAATGCTTCACCAATTGTTCACGAGACAGCTCCATTTGAAACTGTCGACAACAATCAACAAGGTGTTATTCAACATTTGGAAGAACTTTTTGAAATATAA
- a CDS encoding sugar O-acetyltransferase — protein MRSEKEKMLSGDLYIANDPELREDFKKAKELVREFNHTTEYQLDERQRIIKSLFKKSGKGDYLEPPFYTDYGCNTEVGDNFYANYECIILDIANVKIGNNVFFGPRVGLYTAGHPIDAVIRGEAFEYGKPITIGNDVWVGGNVVINPGVTIGNNVVIGSGAIVTKDIPDNVIAVGNPCKVLREINDEDKKYWELEKKRYYEN, from the coding sequence ATGCGTTCAGAAAAGGAAAAAATGTTATCTGGGGATTTATACATCGCTAATGATCCCGAATTGCGTGAGGATTTTAAGAAGGCTAAGGAATTAGTTCGTGAGTTCAATCATACGACTGAATATCAATTGGATGAACGCCAAAGAATTATTAAGAGTTTGTTCAAGAAGAGTGGTAAAGGCGACTATCTTGAGCCACCATTCTATACGGATTACGGATGCAATACAGAGGTTGGAGACAACTTTTACGCTAATTACGAATGTATCATCCTAGATATTGCCAACGTTAAAATTGGGAATAATGTCTTTTTCGGCCCACGTGTCGGGCTTTATACAGCAGGTCATCCAATCGATGCAGTTATTCGTGGCGAAGCATTTGAGTACGGTAAGCCAATTACAATCGGGAATGACGTCTGGGTCGGCGGCAATGTAGTTATTAATCCTGGTGTGACGATTGGAAATAATGTTGTCATTGGTTCAGGCGCAATCGTTACCAAGGATATTCCAGATAATGTGATTGCGGTCGGTAATCCATGCAAAGTGTTGCGTGAGATTAATGATGAAGATAAGAAGTATTGGGAATTAGAAAAGAAACGTTACTATGAAAACTAA
- a CDS encoding alpha/beta hydrolase fold domain-containing protein yields the protein MIKNDYNVELNRLNQIDAVDIPHLKNVQMIVKDRIDTHSYDPMIYDHLKNLSDEPSLPNDLTQLRDGNNHNDIPEAMYPNVTVDEEYTDALNRHVRYLKIYRNDITVESKALVYMHGGGFYGGTPEDTLPFLQLLATKFTGVIYSVDYGIAPENPFPSGVEDAFSVVSAISHLYDEISLSGDSAGAAIALGVSQLCHLTGICEIYKHVLFYPTVVHGSDHDGSLWNDRLIPVKDEQRRALHNNYTQFKSLDTIMTDYYTNHQGLDLSAPILSPLYAEPLNFKHTLVLTGEFDPFRLQDEAFVQKIGMAGCEAKYIRYGGLAHAFLNYVGRIPAVEDALNECADALN from the coding sequence ATGATTAAAAATGATTACAACGTAGAACTGAATCGCTTAAATCAAATTGATGCAGTCGATATCCCTCATTTAAAGAATGTTCAAATGATTGTTAAAGACCGCATTGATACACATTCATATGACCCTATGATCTATGACCATCTGAAGAATCTATCTGATGAACCTAGTTTACCAAATGATTTGACTCAATTGCGTGATGGAAACAATCATAATGATATTCCTGAAGCAATGTATCCTAATGTAACTGTTGATGAAGAATATACAGATGCTTTGAATCGCCATGTTCGTTATTTGAAAATCTATCGTAACGATATAACGGTAGAATCTAAAGCGCTAGTTTATATGCATGGTGGCGGCTTTTACGGTGGTACTCCAGAAGATACTTTACCATTTTTACAGCTATTAGCCACTAAATTTACTGGAGTAATTTATAGTGTCGATTATGGTATCGCACCTGAAAATCCATTTCCATCTGGTGTTGAAGATGCCTTTTCAGTTGTTTCAGCAATCAGCCACTTGTATGATGAAATTTCATTGTCTGGTGATTCAGCCGGCGCAGCGATTGCTCTGGGTGTCAGCCAATTATGTCATTTAACAGGTATCTGCGAGATTTATAAACACGTGCTATTTTATCCGACGGTTGTTCATGGTTCAGATCATGATGGTTCGTTGTGGAATGACCGTCTAATACCCGTTAAAGATGAGCAACGTCGAGCTTTGCACAACAATTATACCCAATTTAAATCACTTGATACGATTATGACCGATTATTATACAAACCACCAAGGACTTGATTTGTCTGCTCCTATTTTGTCACCACTATATGCTGAGCCGTTGAATTTTAAACATACTTTAGTTTTGACGGGCGAATTTGACCCATTCCGTTTGCAAGATGAGGCATTTGTCCAAAAGATAGGCATGGCAGGATGTGAAGCTAAATATATCCGTTATGGTGGCTTAGCACACGCTTTTCTCAATTATGTGGGACGCATTCCAGCAGTTGAAGATGCGTTAAATGAATGTGCCGATGCTTTAAATTAA
- a CDS encoding MATE family efflux transporter, translated as MIDLTQGRPMKVIFLYTIPLLLGNFFQQFYSLIDTLIVGKTISVDALASVGATGGLTGLVIGFAQGMTSGLTILTAQKYGANDERGVRKSFASGIIISICIAVIFTILALLIAYPLLVVMQTPKVLIHDSFIFLEIIFAGIFSFVGFDFLGNTMRALGDSRVPLFFLIVSTVLNILLELVFILYLHMGVAGAGLATVVAQTITFVILYFYIRRHIPYLILTKSDFKIDKAEIKKLLQISLPMGFQSSIIAIGSIILQVMLNTLGANAVAAYTVAGRVEQIATLPAFSFGLALVNYTAQNLGGKKFDRILQGVKDGILISVSASLIIGAFLIFFGRSISHLFMNGSQETVLHLVQIYYYFNGSSYFILSILFIVRYTLQGLGNQKAPTIAGIAELLMRVFAGIVLVRLFGFYGAAMANPLAWMGSVLVLVSTWRMELKKLRNLKNLLGTDEELES; from the coding sequence ATGATAGATCTGACGCAAGGAAGACCTATGAAAGTTATATTTCTGTACACGATTCCTTTACTATTAGGTAACTTTTTCCAACAATTTTACAGTTTGATTGATACATTAATTGTCGGAAAAACAATCAGTGTCGATGCTCTTGCCAGTGTTGGTGCAACTGGGGGATTAACAGGTTTGGTCATCGGATTTGCTCAAGGTATGACCAGTGGTTTAACTATTTTGACTGCTCAAAAATACGGGGCTAACGATGAACGAGGGGTTCGAAAAAGTTTTGCATCTGGAATTATCATTTCAATCTGCATTGCCGTAATTTTTACTATCCTTGCCCTTTTGATTGCTTATCCTTTGCTTGTAGTAATGCAAACTCCCAAGGTGTTGATTCATGATTCATTTATCTTTTTGGAAATTATTTTTGCAGGAATATTTTCTTTTGTTGGTTTTGATTTTCTGGGAAATACGATGCGGGCGCTTGGGGACTCCCGTGTTCCTCTATTTTTCTTAATTGTAAGTACTGTTCTAAATATCTTATTGGAACTAGTCTTCATTTTGTACTTACACATGGGCGTTGCTGGTGCCGGGCTGGCTACAGTTGTCGCACAAACAATTACTTTTGTGATTTTATACTTCTACATTCGTCGTCACATTCCCTACTTGATTTTAACGAAGAGTGACTTCAAGATTGATAAAGCTGAAATTAAAAAATTACTTCAAATTAGTTTACCGATGGGATTTCAATCATCCATTATCGCTATCGGTTCGATTATCCTACAAGTTATGTTGAATACTTTGGGAGCAAACGCCGTAGCTGCTTACACTGTTGCCGGTAGAGTTGAACAAATTGCTACTTTACCTGCCTTCAGTTTTGGCTTAGCTTTGGTAAACTACACTGCTCAAAATCTTGGTGGTAAAAAATTCGACCGTATTTTACAAGGGGTTAAAGATGGCATTCTAATCTCTGTCTCCGCAAGTTTGATTATTGGTGCCTTTTTAATCTTCTTTGGTCGTAGCATTTCTCATCTATTCATGAATGGCAGTCAAGAAACTGTCTTACATTTGGTTCAAATTTATTACTATTTCAATGGTTCCAGTTACTTTATTCTTTCGATATTATTTATCGTCAGGTACACCTTGCAAGGACTGGGCAACCAAAAAGCTCCCACTATCGCCGGTATTGCCGAGCTTCTAATGAGAGTTTTTGCAGGTATCGTTTTAGTTCGTTTATTTGGATTTTACGGGGCTGCAATGGCCAATCCACTTGCCTGGATGGGTTCAGTCCTAGTCTTAGTAAGTACTTGGAGAATGGAACTTAAAAAACTTAGAAATCTCAAGAATCTCTTGGGAACCGATGAAGAACTCGAAAGTTAA
- a CDS encoding MIP/aquaporin family protein — protein MQDSLTLQLVGEFIGTLVLILLGDGVVAAVSLKKSKAEGAGWIAIALGWGLAVTLGIYCSAFLSPAHLNPAVTLGMAIAGVFPWSSVIPYIIAQTLGAIVGAAIVWLNYYPHWQETDDPAAILGVFATGPAIRNYFFNFLSEFIGTFVLVFALLAFTRGKFTQGLNPIVVGLLITAIGFSLGGTTGYAINPARDLGPRIAHQILPIANKGKSDWSYSWVPVLGPLAGGAVAAFAYLLIP, from the coding sequence ATGCAAGATAGTTTAACATTACAATTAGTCGGTGAGTTCATCGGTACCCTAGTTTTAATTTTACTAGGTGATGGTGTTGTTGCCGCCGTTAGTTTAAAGAAATCAAAGGCCGAAGGTGCTGGTTGGATTGCCATCGCCCTAGGTTGGGGATTAGCCGTTACTTTAGGTATTTATTGTTCAGCATTCTTAAGTCCCGCTCATTTAAATCCAGCTGTAACTTTAGGTATGGCAATTGCCGGAGTATTTCCTTGGTCATCAGTCATCCCTTATATCATTGCTCAAACATTGGGTGCCATTGTCGGTGCTGCAATCGTTTGGCTCAATTACTACCCACATTGGCAGGAAACTGACGATCCAGCTGCAATTCTAGGAGTTTTCGCCACCGGACCTGCTATTAGAAATTACTTCTTTAACTTTTTAAGTGAATTTATTGGTACATTCGTCTTAGTATTTGCCTTATTAGCATTTACACGCGGTAAATTCACCCAAGGATTAAATCCAATTGTTGTCGGATTATTGATTACAGCAATCGGTTTCTCACTTGGTGGGACAACTGGTTACGCCATCAACCCGGCCAGAGATTTGGGACCAAGAATTGCTCATCAAATCTTACCAATCGCAAACAAAGGCAAATCAGACTGGTCATACAGTTGGGTTCCAGTTCTTGGACCTCTAGCTGGTGGTGCCGTTGCCGCATTTGCTTACTTATTAATTCCTTAA
- a CDS encoding Cof-type HAD-IIB family hydrolase — translation MIKLIALDIDQTLLNSQSKITEDTKLALQKALQQGIKIVLCSGRPLAGVSPFLKELGVSGDEQYVITYNGALIETVSGKILSRQILTNADYRRIVKYVNDNDMQYYVLDDDSNVYTSNHDINRIAVVQAWENSAGIFVRTPDELPADFEIPKAAIVGEKETLDAYEKPVKDEFANDYYVVRAADNFLELMHKNVNKGSGLTQLTELLNIKSEEVMAFGDEQNDLPMFKFAGTAVCMGNGSDLAKEHADYITDTNDNDGIAKALDKFIF, via the coding sequence ATGATTAAATTGATTGCTTTAGATATTGATCAAACATTATTGAATTCGCAAAGTAAAATTACTGAAGATACCAAATTAGCTTTACAAAAAGCTCTCCAACAAGGTATTAAAATTGTCCTCTGCTCTGGCCGTCCTTTAGCCGGTGTCAGTCCATTTCTCAAGGAACTCGGAGTTTCTGGTGATGAGCAATATGTCATTACTTATAACGGCGCCTTGATTGAAACCGTATCTGGTAAAATTTTATCCCGCCAAATTCTAACCAACGCTGATTATCGCCGCATTGTTAAATACGTTAATGACAACGATATGCAATACTATGTTTTAGATGATGACAGCAACGTCTATACCTCAAACCACGATATTAATCGTATTGCCGTCGTCCAAGCTTGGGAAAACAGTGCTGGTATTTTTGTCAGAACGCCTGATGAATTACCTGCCGATTTCGAAATTCCCAAGGCAGCCATTGTCGGTGAAAAAGAAACTCTAGATGCTTATGAAAAGCCGGTCAAAGATGAATTCGCCAACGACTACTATGTTGTTCGGGCAGCTGATAACTTTTTGGAACTGATGCATAAAAATGTCAATAAAGGTAGCGGTCTAACGCAACTAACTGAGCTTTTAAATATTAAATCTGAAGAAGTCATGGCTTTCGGTGACGAACAAAACGACTTACCAATGTTCAAATTTGCTGGAACGGCAGTTTGTATGGGCAATGGATCAGATTTAGCCAAGGAACACGCTGACTACATCACTGATACCAATGACAATGACGGTATTGCCAAGGCGTTGGATAAATTTATTTTCTAA
- a CDS encoding ROK family transcriptional regulator, with translation MKTDLRLSARQQNLQAILDLLDENEQLSAKELSALTGLSIVSINKLLAIILNNTEIITTDYVNTRGRRAKIYRLNYDAYQLGIISLVEDGSKIKANFFLTNLQGKILQKQFNDQPITSVEQLTEFIKVQTTNNKPEKIIIGVPGAELNGYLQISDVKSLQGINLSLAIETATDIKTVVVNDANASTFGAATELNESQNIAVGIYFPNNFEPGVGIVINNRLINGADGLAGEISYSTIDHNAALSQQIVQHIQNIISFLNPNLIIIYAEKSQLSNLQIDQIKQTIQRRLPLHEKYTIDFDRNFEKDYRLGLATIGRHKILNDFITD, from the coding sequence TTGAAAACAGATCTGCGCTTATCCGCCCGCCAACAAAACCTACAGGCTATTCTGGATTTGTTGGACGAAAATGAACAGCTTTCAGCTAAAGAATTATCCGCTTTAACTGGTTTAAGTATCGTCAGTATCAATAAATTGCTGGCAATAATTCTTAATAATACTGAAATTATTACCACCGATTACGTCAATACTCGTGGTCGGCGCGCTAAAATATATCGGTTAAATTATGATGCTTACCAACTTGGCATCATTTCTTTAGTTGAAGATGGCTCGAAAATCAAAGCCAATTTCTTTCTAACTAATTTACAAGGAAAAATTTTACAAAAACAATTCAATGACCAGCCGATTACTTCGGTCGAACAACTGACTGAGTTTATCAAAGTACAGACAACTAACAATAAACCAGAAAAAATTATTATTGGCGTTCCTGGTGCTGAATTGAATGGTTATTTACAAATTAGCGATGTTAAATCGTTGCAAGGTATCAATTTGTCTTTAGCTATTGAAACGGCTACCGATATTAAAACAGTGGTTGTCAATGATGCTAATGCCAGCACTTTTGGAGCTGCAACTGAATTGAATGAGAGTCAAAATATTGCCGTCGGAATTTATTTCCCTAACAATTTTGAACCAGGCGTGGGAATCGTTATTAATAATCGGCTGATAAATGGTGCGGATGGTCTGGCTGGAGAGATTTCTTATAGCACGATTGACCACAATGCTGCCCTTTCTCAACAGATAGTTCAGCACATTCAAAATATCATCAGTTTTCTCAATCCAAATTTAATTATTATTTATGCTGAAAAATCTCAACTTTCAAATTTGCAAATTGATCAAATAAAACAGACTATTCAAAGACGTTTACCCCTACATGAAAAATATACGATTGATTTTGACCGTAATTTTGAAAAGGACTACCGTCTTGGACTAGCAACAATTGGACGACACAAAATTTTGAATGACTTCATCACTGATTGA
- a CDS encoding DNA alkylation repair protein — MKNLTWSNDDYQRFLMELKSLSDQKYRERAVKIVPTDYNILGIAMSELKKIGKEISRGNPDAFLKVVGTENYEVVIIQAYVLSNMKLPLSEFQTYCDDYLAKSNSWATCDMVIHFKQVQRFMPDFLVKIKEYLKSDNPWLQRSGLVFLLKFYNTAEYRAEIVELARKIESDNYYVQMGQAWLYAVVFPHDQDRIYQVIKDDTQSKVAKLTVRKIKSLRHTTEAEKEMLTSLL, encoded by the coding sequence TTGAAAAATTTAACTTGGTCAAATGATGATTATCAGCGCTTTTTGATGGAATTGAAGAGTTTAAGCGACCAGAAATATCGTGAACGCGCAGTGAAAATTGTGCCTACGGATTACAATATTTTGGGAATTGCCATGAGTGAGTTAAAAAAGATTGGTAAAGAAATCAGTCGGGGTAATCCAGATGCATTTTTAAAGGTGGTTGGAACTGAAAATTATGAAGTTGTGATTATTCAGGCATATGTTCTAAGCAATATGAAGCTGCCACTCTCAGAATTCCAAACTTATTGCGATGATTATTTAGCAAAATCCAATTCCTGGGCTACTTGCGATATGGTGATTCACTTTAAACAGGTACAACGGTTCATGCCAGATTTTTTGGTTAAAATAAAAGAGTATTTGAAGAGTGATAATCCATGGTTACAGAGAAGTGGCTTAGTTTTCCTTTTGAAATTCTATAATACAGCGGAGTATCGAGCTGAAATTGTAGAGTTGGCTAGGAAGATTGAAAGTGATAATTATTACGTTCAAATGGGTCAAGCTTGGTTGTATGCAGTTGTATTTCCTCATGATCAGGATAGGATTTATCAGGTTATCAAGGATGATACTCAGTCCAAGGTAGCCAAGTTAACTGTTCGAAAAATCAAATCGTTACGCCATACGACGGAAGCAGAAAAAGAAATGTTAACATCATTGTTATAG